A single window of Streptomyces cathayae DNA harbors:
- the crgA gene encoding cell division protein CrgA: protein MPKSRIRKKADYTPPPAKQTTNLKLTSSSWVAPVMLALFLIGLAWIVVFYVTDGQLPVKELGNWNIVVGFGFIAAGFGVSTQWK from the coding sequence GTGCCGAAGTCACGTATCCGCAAGAAGGCCGACTACACGCCCCCGCCGGCGAAGCAGACGACCAACCTCAAGCTGACCAGCAGCTCCTGGGTCGCACCGGTGATGCTGGCCCTGTTCCTGATCGGCCTGGCCTGGATCGTCGTGTTCTACGTCACCGACGGCCAGCTGCCCGTCAAGGAGCTGGGCAACTGGAACATCGTGGTGGGCTTCGGATTCATCGCTGCGGGCTTCGGCGTCTCGACGCAGTGGAAGTAG
- a CDS encoding peptidylprolyl isomerase, producing MADQLYATLKTNNGDIEVRLFPNQAPITVKNFVELAKGEREWTHPETGAKSTDKLYDGTVFHRVISGFMIQGGDPLGNGTGGPGYQFEDEFHPDLRFDKPYLLAMANAGPGTNGSQFFITVSPTAWLNRKHTIFGEVTDAASQKVIDTIAATQTNPRTDRPVNDVVIESVEIREG from the coding sequence GTGGCTGATCAGCTCTACGCCACCCTGAAGACCAACAACGGCGACATCGAGGTCCGGCTCTTCCCGAACCAGGCGCCGATCACCGTCAAGAACTTCGTCGAGCTCGCCAAGGGCGAGCGGGAGTGGACTCACCCGGAGACGGGCGCCAAGTCCACGGACAAGCTCTACGACGGCACGGTCTTCCACCGGGTGATCAGCGGCTTCATGATCCAGGGCGGTGACCCGCTGGGCAACGGCACCGGCGGCCCCGGCTACCAGTTCGAGGACGAGTTCCACCCGGACCTGCGCTTCGACAAGCCTTACCTGCTGGCCATGGCCAACGCGGGTCCGGGCACCAACGGCTCGCAGTTCTTCATCACCGTCTCCCCGACGGCGTGGCTGAACCGCAAGCACACCATCTTCGGCGAGGTCACCGACGCCGCGAGCCAGAAGGTGATCGACACCATCGCGGCCACGCAGACCAACCCCCGGACCGACCGTCCGGTCAACGACGTCGTCATCGAGTCGGTCGAGATCCGCGAGGGCTGA
- a CDS encoding serine/threonine protein kinase, protein MGEVFAGRYELVDPIGRGGVGAVWRAWDHRRRRYVAAKVLLQSDAHSLLRFVREQALRIDHPHVLAPSSWAADDDKVLFTMDLVAGGSLAHLIGDYGPLPPTFVSILLDQLLAGLTAVHTEGVVHRDIKPANLLLEATGTGRPRLRVSDFGIAMRLGEPRLTETDLVVGTPGYLAPEQLMGSEPDFPADLFAVGLVALYLLEGAKPDAKALIQHFAEHGTPGAPQGIPDPLWQVVATLLQPAPQARFRTATGARKALASARELLPAPGPDDELIEIFDQLGPLPPGFGPEGPLRAASGVRSATSRPGAEGGETGRPPGAGAAGALLGDPWQGDPPSRSEPDHGGASPHGGEGGRPVPASRSTADGVAGTGPAPSAPPRQPSMSDTGSFHLPPPQATVTSSPAPARPSHAPTPPGQGQGRVPEQAHVRAQPQSLTPSQPPYGAQRVTHADPTHPLRSPLSPPSFPPSACPGPASHRADASTAEYTARDPQAPSSDSAVSRHRATGRRRRRRPGPPARVAVPLLFLALACYAVGLWALTRI, encoded by the coding sequence ATGGGTGAGGTCTTTGCCGGCCGGTACGAACTGGTCGACCCGATCGGGCGCGGGGGTGTCGGTGCCGTCTGGCGTGCCTGGGACCACCGCCGTCGCCGCTATGTGGCGGCCAAGGTCCTGCTGCAGAGCGACGCCCACTCCCTGCTCCGTTTCGTGCGCGAGCAGGCCCTGCGAATCGATCACCCCCATGTGCTCGCCCCCAGCAGCTGGGCCGCCGACGACGACAAGGTCCTGTTCACCATGGACCTGGTCGCCGGCGGTTCGCTGGCGCACCTCATCGGCGACTACGGGCCCCTGCCGCCGACGTTCGTCAGTATCCTGCTCGACCAGCTGCTGGCGGGTCTCACCGCGGTGCACACGGAAGGCGTCGTGCACCGCGACATCAAGCCCGCCAACCTGCTCCTGGAAGCCACCGGTACGGGCAGACCACGTCTGCGGGTGTCCGACTTCGGTATCGCCATGCGGCTCGGCGAACCGCGCCTGACCGAGACCGACCTGGTGGTGGGCACGCCCGGCTATCTCGCGCCGGAGCAGCTGATGGGCTCCGAACCGGACTTCCCCGCGGACCTGTTCGCGGTGGGACTGGTCGCGCTGTATCTGCTGGAGGGCGCCAAACCGGACGCCAAGGCGCTCATCCAGCACTTCGCCGAGCACGGTACGCCCGGGGCGCCCCAGGGCATCCCCGACCCGCTGTGGCAGGTCGTGGCCACCCTGCTGCAGCCGGCACCGCAGGCACGGTTCCGTACGGCCACGGGGGCGCGCAAGGCCCTGGCCTCGGCCAGGGAACTCCTCCCGGCGCCCGGCCCCGACGACGAGTTGATCGAGATCTTCGACCAACTCGGCCCGCTCCCACCGGGTTTCGGCCCGGAAGGCCCGCTGAGGGCGGCTTCGGGCGTGCGCTCGGCCACAAGTCGTCCTGGAGCGGAGGGCGGGGAGACGGGCCGTCCGCCCGGGGCAGGAGCGGCAGGCGCCCTGCTCGGAGACCCCTGGCAGGGCGACCCACCCTCCCGCTCCGAACCGGACCACGGCGGCGCCTCCCCTCACGGCGGCGAGGGCGGCCGTCCGGTTCCCGCGAGCCGATCCACCGCGGACGGTGTCGCCGGCACCGGTCCGGCACCGTCCGCTCCGCCGCGTCAGCCCTCCATGTCGGACACCGGCAGCTTTCATCTGCCACCGCCCCAGGCCACGGTCACGTCCTCCCCCGCCCCCGCTCGCCCGTCCCACGCACCCACCCCACCGGGTCAGGGGCAGGGTCGGGTACCGGAGCAGGCGCACGTCCGGGCACAGCCCCAGAGCCTCACACCGTCCCAGCCCCCGTACGGCGCACAGCGGGTGACCCACGCCGACCCCACTCACCCGCTGCGCTCCCCCCTGTCCCCGCCCTCGTTCCCGCCGTCGGCGTGTCCCGGCCCCGCCTCGCATCGCGCCGATGCCTCCACTGCCGAGTACACCGCCCGCGACCCGCAGGCTCCGTCTTCGGACTCTGCGGTGTCACGGCACAGGGCGACCGGTCGGCGCCGGCGGCGCCGCCCCGGCCCTCCCGCCCGGGTGGCCGTCCCTCTCCTGTTCCTGGCATTGGCCTGCTATGCCGTGGGGTTATGGGCCCTCACGCGGATCTGA
- a CDS encoding DNA-binding protein — MDAAQQEATARARELQRNWYGEPLGTLFRKLIDDLGLNQARLAGVLGLSAPMLSQLMSGQRAKIGNPAVVQRVQLLQDLAGQVADGSVSAAEATERMEEIKKSQGGSVLSNTTQTTSSSGAPTVKRVVREIQSLLRSVAAAGDIIDAADVLAPTHPELAEFLRVYGAGRTSDAVAHYQSHQN, encoded by the coding sequence ATGGACGCCGCACAGCAGGAAGCCACCGCAAGAGCGCGGGAACTGCAGCGGAACTGGTACGGGGAGCCGCTGGGGACGCTCTTCCGTAAGCTCATAGACGACCTGGGCCTCAATCAGGCTCGTCTCGCCGGGGTGCTGGGACTGTCCGCACCGATGCTGTCGCAGCTGATGAGCGGTCAGCGGGCGAAGATCGGCAACCCCGCGGTGGTCCAGCGGGTGCAGCTGCTGCAGGACCTGGCGGGCCAGGTCGCGGACGGCAGTGTCAGCGCGGCCGAGGCGACCGAGCGCATGGAGGAGATCAAGAAGTCGCAGGGGGGTTCGGTGCTCAGCAACACCACGCAGACGACGAGCAGTTCGGGCGCCCCCACGGTCAAGCGGGTGGTGCGGGAGATCCAGTCACTGCTGCGTTCGGTGGCCGCTGCCGGCGACATCATCGACGCCGCCGACGTCCTCGCCCCGACCCACCCCGAGCTGGCGGAGTTCCTCCGGGTCTACGGCGCCGGCCGTACCTCCGACGCGGTCGCGCACTACCAGTCCCACCAGAACTGA
- a CDS encoding rhomboid family intramembrane serine protease, which yields MDDQAAGSPQDARGLPVCYRHPDRETGIRCTRCERPICPECMVSASVGFQCPECVRGGGPGAGPAPAASMPRTIAGGTVAGDPRLITKILLGINAAVFVAVHVWPSLLGRLVLIGTWPPLGPVEGVAEGEWYRLVTSMFTHEAIWHMGFNMLGLWWLGGPLEQALGRSRYLALYLISGLAGSALTYLLAPGTTASLGASGAIFGLFGATAVLVRRLNYDIRPIIVLLVINLVFTFSPGFDIAWQAHVGGLVAGVVIGYAMVHASRERRALIQYGTCALVLAVVVLMTLLRTAQLA from the coding sequence ATGGACGACCAGGCTGCAGGCAGCCCGCAGGACGCCCGCGGTCTCCCGGTCTGCTATCGCCACCCGGACCGCGAGACCGGCATCCGCTGCACCCGCTGCGAGCGCCCGATCTGCCCCGAGTGCATGGTCAGCGCCTCGGTCGGTTTCCAGTGCCCCGAATGCGTCCGTGGGGGAGGCCCGGGCGCCGGGCCCGCACCAGCCGCCTCGATGCCCCGCACGATCGCCGGCGGCACCGTCGCCGGGGACCCCCGGCTGATCACCAAGATCCTGCTCGGGATCAACGCCGCGGTGTTCGTCGCGGTGCATGTCTGGCCGTCGCTGCTGGGCCGCCTCGTGCTGATCGGGACCTGGCCGCCGCTCGGCCCCGTCGAGGGCGTCGCCGAGGGCGAGTGGTACCGCCTGGTCACCTCGATGTTCACGCACGAGGCGATCTGGCACATGGGCTTCAACATGCTCGGCCTGTGGTGGCTCGGCGGGCCGCTCGAGCAGGCCCTGGGCCGGTCCCGTTATCTCGCGCTGTACCTGATCTCGGGCCTGGCGGGCAGTGCGCTGACCTATCTGCTGGCCCCGGGGACCACGGCCTCACTCGGTGCCTCCGGCGCCATTTTCGGGCTGTTCGGTGCGACGGCCGTCCTGGTGCGCCGGCTCAATTACGACATACGGCCGATCATCGTCCTGCTGGTGATCAACCTGGTCTTCACCTTCAGCCCAGGCTTCGACATCGCCTGGCAGGCCCATGTCGGAGGGCTCGTCGCCGGTGTGGTGATCGGGTACGCCATGGTCCACGCCTCGCGCGAGCGGCGGGCTCTGATCCAGTATGGAACCTGTGCACTGGTTCTTGCCGTGGTCGTGTTGATGACCCTGCTGAGGACGGCCCAGCTCGCCTGA
- a CDS encoding DUF5324 family protein, protein MTRIDSVRAATDSAKDSMLHAAEVVAPYADTAKLKAAHYAQEARVRLAPKVTQAAGQALVQYGAHVQPYLEQARSHVPPKVDLAAHEAAVRTRKAAQQAADYSRPRIEQARAAAGPARDEAAARSAAVLAALRGQVSAEQINKLVRKQRRRAKAGRAAKVIVVLGAVAGGAFAAWKWWDKQANPDWLVEPPAATDVGEPGTLSSVDGSRGSSLDPEVRVKEAEEEAAKRDEQP, encoded by the coding sequence GTGACCCGCATCGACAGCGTGCGCGCCGCGACTGATTCGGCGAAGGACAGCATGCTCCATGCCGCGGAAGTGGTGGCGCCCTACGCCGACACGGCCAAGCTGAAGGCCGCGCACTACGCACAGGAGGCGCGCGTACGGCTGGCGCCCAAAGTGACCCAGGCCGCGGGGCAGGCCCTCGTTCAGTACGGCGCCCATGTGCAGCCGTATCTGGAGCAGGCCCGGAGCCATGTACCGCCGAAGGTCGATCTGGCTGCTCACGAGGCCGCCGTCCGGACCCGTAAGGCCGCTCAGCAGGCGGCGGACTATTCCCGGCCGAGGATCGAGCAGGCCCGGGCCGCCGCCGGTCCGGCACGGGACGAGGCCGCGGCCCGCAGTGCGGCGGTACTGGCCGCACTGCGCGGTCAGGTCTCGGCCGAACAGATCAACAAGCTCGTCCGCAAGCAGCGGCGGCGCGCGAAGGCCGGCCGGGCCGCGAAGGTGATCGTGGTTCTGGGCGCCGTCGCCGGCGGCGCGTTCGCCGCCTGGAAGTGGTGGGACAAGCAGGCCAACCCGGACTGGCTGGTGGAACCACCGGCCGCGACCGACGTCGGGGAGCCGGGCACGCTGTCGTCCGTGGACGGCAGCCGCGGTTCCAGCCTCGACCCCGAGGTCCGGGTGAAGGAGGCCGAGGAGGAGGCCGCCAAGCGCGACGAGCAGCCCTGA